One window from the genome of Mauremys mutica isolate MM-2020 ecotype Southern chromosome 4, ASM2049712v1, whole genome shotgun sequence encodes:
- the LOC123368849 gene encoding serine protease 27-like, with the protein MMGGLCSQLAALLLLLVVLPSPAHGAEESQDQTVFSHIIGGQDAQKGRWPWQVSVQKYDKNHEYDHVCGGSLISAQWVVSAAHCFHPPVSPSQYRVVLGAHQLLPLSPKPVLAEVQQIIPHPRYNRTSFVADVALVRLKEPVKSTFIRPISLPGATRQFPVGKKCWVTGWGNVEVTKPLPRPQTLQQLAVPIISTADCNKRYNTLNPRSPLGPERIKTSMICAGYMDMGSPKGFCKGDSGGPLACQQGGTWYLAGVVSWYLTRKVSGIVCSHPKFPGVFTRVTAYDSWIQEHVKGVGPLPALLQLH; encoded by the exons GTGCAGAGGAGAGTCAAGACCAGACAG TGTTCAGCCATATCATAGGGGGGCAGGATGCCCAGAAGGGTCGATGGCCCTGGCAGGTCAGTGTGCAGAAATATGACAAAAACCATGAATACGACCACGTCTGTGGAGGATCCCTCATCTCAGCCCAGTGGGTGGTTTCAGCCGCTCACTGCTTCCATCC ccccgtgtcCCCTTCCCAGTACCGTGTGGTGCTGGGAGCGCAccagctcctccctctctccccaaaaCCAGTCCTGGCCGAGGTGCAGCAGatcatcccccacccccggtaCAATAGGACGAGCTTCGTTGCTGACGTCGCCTTGGTGAGGCTGAAGGAGCCAGTGAAATCCACGTTCATCCGGCCCATCTCCCTGCCGGGGGCCACCCGCCAGTTCCCCGTGGGGAAGAAGTGTTGGGTCACCGGCTGGGGAAACGTTGAAGTGACCA AGCCTCTCCCACGACCCCAGACCCTGCAGCAGCTGGCGGTTCCCATCATCAGCACAGCAGACTGCAACAAGCGTTACAACACACTGAATCCACGCTCACCTCTGGGTCCAGAGAGAATCAAAACCAGCATGATCTGCGCCGGGTACATGGACATGGGCAGCCCCAAGGGATTCTGCAAA ggcgACTCCGGGGGGCCTCTGGCCTGTCAGCAGGGCGGCACCTGGTACCTGGCCGGAGTCGTGAGCTGGTATCTGACCAGAAAAGTGAGTGGAATCGTCTGTTCTCATCCCAAGTTCCCCGGGGTCTTCACCCGGGTGACGGCCTACGACAGCTGGATCCAGGAGCATGTGAAGGGTGTGGGCCCCCTGCCAGCGCTTCTCCAGCTGCACTGA